Genomic segment of Sebastes fasciatus isolate fSebFas1 chromosome 3, fSebFas1.pri, whole genome shotgun sequence:
ACCATCTCTTGtatcttcctctccttctctttcatgTCATACTCCTCCATCCCTCGTCTAAAGGCCTCCTGCCTATCTCTTGCCagtttctcctccttctctctctccagctcccgatttttcttcagctcctccatctccatcttgctTTTTTGCTGAACCATCTCTAGCTCTTTTTCATACAACTCTTTTATTGCTGCCTCCTGTTTCCTTTTTAATAGCCCCTCCTTCTCGTTCAGCAGCCTCCTCTCTTCTTGCAGCTCCTGAGCCAGATCCTCCTCTGCATTCTGGAGCATCTTGCTGCTATAGCACATTCCTCCATTCCTCCGCATCATGCTGTCCACTAAGGCAAGCAGCTCTGACACCTGCTCCTTGTTCTTGGAGCTCTGGTTGTTGAAGACACAGTACCTGCCCCCACATCTGACCAGTAGCTCGGCCAGATCCTTGCACTCGTCTATCAGACAATGCTTTACGGATGTCCCTTCTTCAAGAAGGTCTCCATGGGTAAAAACCACCACAGAGAAACTCAAAGCATGGGAACCCATTGCCTGTTTGATCTGCCGCAccgcctccttctcctcccgaGTGAACCTCCCAATCTGAATAACCAGAAGGAACACATGTGGGCCGGGGTACAAGAGGCTAACACTCCTCCTCAACTCCTTCTGCACCTCCTGTGCAGTCTGATTAGGGTCCAGAAGCCCCGGGGTGTCCAGGAGCGTCAGTTGTCGGCTGCGTAATTCTCCAGAGACCCTGCGGCAGCGTtgtgtgatggaggagctgCTAACCTTTGAGTCGAAGATCTTACGGCCCAAGATGGAGTTGGCGGTGGAGCTTTTTCCGCAGCCGGTCTTACCCAGCAAAACCAGTCGGATCTCAGCGGAGGAGGAAGACTGCTTCTTGCCTGAAGATACAAATAAGGAGAAAAGTTATGTTCAAATTAGGGGTGTCGCAATACATAAGTAATGACGTAATAagcgtgatatttaaaaatgaaatattgatatcatgttaataatacacatatgatagggttgggaaaaaaatagattcacttatgtattgtgatttttttttagtacgattttgaaattgttttttttaatgccagaatcaatatatttgctacATTTGAGTCTTTGCAGAGTTAGAAAAAAGttactgtttttattgttgtagtctgagaaacatgacgtcatatctgttccgtatctgtcaaccaaaacaaaacacagctgGCCGAAACgacaaagtagaaaacggcgga
This window contains:
- the LOC141762824 gene encoding uncharacterized protein LOC141762824; the encoded protein is MSSISKQLSSISCAGKKQSSSSAEIRLVLLGKTGCGKSSTANSILGRKIFDSKVSSSSITQRCRRVSGELRSRQLTLLDTPGLLDPNQTAQEVQKELRRSVSLLYPGPHVFLLVIQIGRFTREEKEAVRQIKQAMGSHALSFSVVVFTHGDLLEEGTSVKHCLIDECKDLAELLVRCGGRYCVFNNQSSKNKEQVSELLALVDSMMRRNGGMCYSSKMLQNAEEDLAQELQEERRLLNEKEGLLKRKQEAAIKELYEKELEMVQQKSKMEMEELKKNRELEREKEEKLARDRQEAFRRGMEEYDMKEKERKIQEMVRVMEIRREEEEKRDALQEKLDQFTKMLEEQEEQEEKMRRAMEEKIQKDRVENEKKEREWEHQQIQKEQAIRQREEMKRDALHTELDELTQCLEEQRRKEEDRKNQMEDLLRREREENQRERAIQMENQIADKRRIMALKQELKLIRIQVEQQKVSEENRQRQLEENLLSEREKCDKDMSTLKKQFDKKLHNETIEKRSAEKHSTMTTVTGYVQEMGLVGLNAALESVGAPCCIQ